The following are encoded in a window of Longimicrobiaceae bacterium genomic DNA:
- a CDS encoding SMC family ATPase codes for MRLLELKLRNFRQHADTDIRFPCGLTGIVGPNGAGKSTLLEAIGWALYGADATRGTNETLLRTGAPPGARVEVELAFRLGGQEYRVSRSLGGAEVREDGSGAPVATGASGATEFLRRRIGMDRREFFSTYFTGQKELQFLASLGPTERARFLATVLGYDRLRVAQGLVRRQRNSLRTRVEGLRAGLPQEDEVRAARAAAEAELHDARRAVAAAEVKVAEARRRNEEIEPRWEAARRHHERHVEVAAELEAATGAAIAAERETERIRHELLRIELAEKEGERLQVELAELPDLVRQHERLDELARTQERRRALSEEVRELGLELERSEPRLSRLEQAPELLQRYRKELEEAIAEHREVEAALEERKTSWLRDRQDAETKLQSYRDRALELQEQLRKVRAAGRDGLCPTCQRPLGADYERLLASLEDQRAEVTQDGKWWRGRHEQLLQKPSEVAELEEAVRRLEERIADRERKRARCEAALQELEVLREERAARQARRDVLRAELEGLPAGYDAGEHKAVAARIEELRGAEQRMAAVEEVIRRRREWEAAALAADERVREARGRVATATEALAEVSRAAGELESLRQAAEEARAELRRVEIALAEARARASAAERAAAAALAAERDLDERLGEVDRVVSELRHHNDLDSAFTRLRTELNDRIRPELSEIASELMSRLTDGRYGTLELDEAYRIVVVEGGSAKPVISGGEEDIANLVLRLALSRMIAERAGHPLSLLVLDEVFGSLDAVRRENVVRLLRRLGNRFEQVLLVTHLEGMRGAMDHVLRVDFDEATGVSTVRWEEGGG; via the coding sequence ATGCGACTGCTCGAGCTGAAGCTGCGCAATTTCCGCCAGCACGCCGACACCGACATCCGCTTCCCCTGCGGCCTCACCGGGATCGTGGGGCCGAACGGCGCAGGCAAGTCGACGTTGCTGGAGGCGATCGGATGGGCGCTCTACGGCGCCGACGCCACCCGTGGAACCAACGAGACACTGCTTCGCACTGGTGCCCCACCCGGCGCCCGGGTCGAAGTGGAGCTCGCCTTCCGACTCGGCGGGCAGGAGTACCGCGTCTCCCGCTCTCTGGGTGGCGCGGAGGTGCGCGAGGACGGAAGTGGCGCACCGGTCGCGACCGGCGCGTCGGGGGCCACCGAATTCCTGCGGCGCCGGATCGGGATGGACCGCCGCGAGTTCTTCAGCACCTACTTCACCGGCCAGAAGGAGCTGCAGTTCCTAGCCTCGCTGGGGCCGACCGAGCGGGCGCGCTTCCTGGCGACGGTGCTCGGCTACGACCGGCTCAGGGTGGCCCAGGGACTGGTGCGCCGGCAACGCAACTCCCTCCGCACGCGGGTGGAGGGCCTGCGCGCCGGCCTTCCGCAGGAGGACGAGGTTCGAGCCGCCCGGGCGGCCGCGGAGGCCGAGCTGCACGATGCGCGACGTGCCGTCGCCGCGGCGGAGGTGAAGGTGGCCGAGGCTCGGCGTCGTAACGAGGAGATCGAGCCGCGGTGGGAGGCGGCACGCCGGCACCACGAGCGTCACGTCGAGGTGGCCGCTGAGCTGGAAGCTGCAACGGGGGCCGCGATCGCCGCGGAGCGGGAGACCGAGCGTATCCGGCATGAGCTCCTGCGCATCGAGCTGGCGGAGAAGGAGGGCGAGCGCCTGCAGGTGGAGCTGGCGGAGCTCCCGGATCTGGTGCGACAACACGAGAGGCTCGACGAGCTGGCGCGCACCCAGGAGCGGCGACGTGCGCTTTCCGAGGAAGTGCGCGAGCTCGGGCTCGAGCTGGAACGGTCTGAACCCCGGCTATCGCGCCTCGAACAGGCTCCCGAGCTGTTGCAGCGATACAGGAAGGAGCTGGAGGAGGCGATCGCGGAGCACCGCGAGGTGGAGGCGGCCCTGGAAGAACGCAAGACGAGCTGGCTGCGTGATCGTCAGGACGCCGAGACGAAGCTGCAGTCCTACCGGGACCGCGCGCTGGAGCTGCAGGAGCAGCTGCGAAAGGTCAGGGCGGCCGGGCGCGACGGTCTCTGCCCCACCTGTCAGCGTCCGCTGGGGGCAGATTACGAGCGCCTCCTGGCGTCGCTGGAGGATCAGCGGGCCGAGGTGACGCAGGACGGCAAGTGGTGGCGCGGCCGCCACGAACAGCTCCTCCAGAAGCCGTCGGAGGTAGCAGAGCTGGAGGAGGCGGTGCGCCGGCTGGAGGAGCGTATCGCCGATCGTGAGCGCAAGCGGGCGCGGTGCGAGGCGGCACTCCAGGAGCTCGAGGTCCTGCGGGAAGAGCGCGCGGCGCGTCAGGCGCGCCGTGACGTGCTGCGGGCGGAGCTGGAGGGCTTGCCGGCGGGCTACGACGCCGGTGAGCACAAGGCGGTCGCCGCGCGGATCGAGGAGCTGCGGGGAGCGGAGCAGCGCATGGCGGCGGTGGAGGAGGTGATCCGCCGGCGCCGCGAGTGGGAGGCCGCGGCGCTGGCGGCCGACGAGCGGGTCAGGGAGGCACGGGGGCGGGTCGCGACGGCGACCGAGGCCCTTGCCGAGGTCTCCCGGGCAGCGGGGGAGTTGGAGAGCCTCCGGCAGGCAGCTGAAGAAGCACGGGCGGAGCTGCGGCGGGTGGAGATCGCACTGGCGGAAGCCCGGGCGCGGGCGAGCGCGGCGGAGCGAGCGGCCGCGGCGGCGCTTGCCGCCGAACGCGATCTCGACGAGCGTCTGGGAGAGGTCGACCGGGTGGTATCCGAGCTGCGGCACCACAACGACCTGGACAGCGCGTTCACCCGGCTGCGGACGGAGCTGAACGATCGCATCCGGCCGGAGCTGAGCGAGATCGCCTCGGAGCTGATGTCGCGGCTGACCGACGGCCGCTACGGCACCCTCGAGCTGGACGAGGCCTACCGGATCGTGGTGGTCGAAGGCGGCAGCGCCAAGCCGGTGATTTCCGGCGGCGAGGAAGACATCGCCAACCTGGTGCTGCGCCTCGCCCTCTCGCGGATGATTGCTGAGCGGGCCGGACACCCGCTCTCGTTGCTGGTCCTGGACGAGGTGTTCGGCTCGCTCGACGCCGTCCGTCGTGAGAACGTCGTCCGGCTCCTGCGCAGGCTGGGGAATCGCTTCGAGCAGGTGCTCCTGGTCACCCACCTCGAAGGAATGCGCGGCGCGATGGACCACGTGCTCCGCGTCGACTTCGACGAGGCGACCGGCGTCAGCACCGTGCGGTGGGAGGAAGGAGGCGGGTGA